Proteins encoded in a region of the Zea mays cultivar B73 chromosome 4, Zm-B73-REFERENCE-NAM-5.0, whole genome shotgun sequence genome:
- the LOC103626298 gene encoding uncharacterized protein, which translates to MVLQLPLLTNDDIVPFDVPKCQHKTTKELLEFDPYTIPKEGCECTVTIVRISEKNKWWYPPCTKCPKKPAMNRKTMQCRECGSIDYCFRYRLSFIASDGTAEANMFCFENVATKIVGKSSASLLASAADPEITPPDIAAIVSLKFTFVVTYDNESYGGHSKIFLIRSILATYGRDSLLPQIQGNVDITYPNTPMQLTAKEHKSPSTAMSNLTTNSPPHAKCVLTYLSSQTSALEKDDFSKQKAPQMPEKTLEDSNPTKATFESPQKGLLYQL; encoded by the exons ATGGTACTACAATTGCCGTTGCTTACAAATGACGACATTGTTCCATTTGACGTCCCAAAATGTCAACACAAAACTACCAAAGAACTACTAGAATTTGATCCCTACACTATACCG AAAGAAGGTTGTGAATGCACTGTGACTATTGTTCGAATTTCTGAAAAAAATAAATGGTGGTATCCACCATGCACCAAATGTCCAAAGAAACCAGCAATGAACCGTAAGACAATGCAATGTCGCGAATGTGGATCCATTGACTACTGTTTCAG ATATAGATTAAGTTTTATTGCATCTGATGGAACCGCTGAAGCAAATATGTTCTGCTTCGAAAATGTCGCTACAAAAATTGTTGGAAAATCATCAGCTTCACTCTTAGCTTCTGCAGCAGATCCAGAAATAACTCCACCGGATATTGCAGCTATTGTCTCCCTCAAATTTACATTTGTTGTCACTTACGACAATGAATCTTATGGAGGCCATAGCAAGATATTCCTTATCAGATCAATTCTAGCAACATATGGAAGAGACTCTTTACTGCCACAAATACAAGGAAATGTGGACATTACCTATCCAAACACTCCAATGCAACTCACAGCTAAAGAACACAAGTCTCCATCTACAGCAATGTCAAATCTGACAACCAACTCACCACCTCAT GCCAAGTGTGTGCTAACGTATCTTAGCTCACAAACCTCTGCTTTGGAAAAGGATGACTTTTCAAAACAAAAGGCGCCACAG ATGCCAGAAAAAACTTTAGAGGACTCTAATCCTACAAAAGCTACTTTTGAATCTCCACAAAAAGGTTTGCTCTACCAACTTTAG